GGTGGGGCACACCTTCCCGCTCGAGGGCGGGATGTCGATCACGCCGTACGTCCACCCGCGCGTGTCGCTCGACGTGTGGACGCGGGAGCGCGGCGGCGATCGCAGCTATCTGTCGCTCGACTTCGACGTGGGAGCGAACTTCGCGCTGACGCCGGAGACGTCGCTCCGCGGGAGCTTCATCTTCTCGGGGAACAGCGCGGCGTCCGGCAGCGGATTCGGGATCTCGCTGGCGATCACGCCCCCGGGGCTGCGGAAGCGGTAGCGGTCGGCGACGCCGGGCGGGCGACGTCAGGGCGTCGCCGTCTTCACGAGGATCGCGTTCGCGATGCGCCGCTCGAGCGAGCCGGTGGTCACGCAGCGCACGGGATCGCCGCTCGTCGCCATCGGGCGCGCGTTCGCGGTGACCATCGACGAGACGTTCGCCTGGCCGTTCGCGGCGGGAGAGACGACGGTCGAGACGTCGAGCGAGACCTCGTAGGTGTTCGCCTTGTCGTCGCCGGTGATGTCGGTGCCGCACGTGATGATCTGCGACAGCCGCAGCTTGCCGAGGCGCCCGCGCAGGCGCGTGCCCTTCGACATGATCTGCTTCGCCGGATCGACGTAGCCGGTGACCGGGATCTGCAGCTCGCCGTACACCGCGGGAAGCTTGCTCCACGCGACGTCGGGCGCGGCCTTGATCGTCTGCACGACCGAACGATCCTCGGCCATCGTGCGCGCCTCCATCGCACCGTCGGCCGTCTCGACGCGCGTGGTGGTCGGCGTGAGCGCGACCTGCTCGGGCGACGGGTTGCTCGCGGCGGGCGCGCAGGCGGCGAGGGCGAGCAGGGCGGCGCTCGAAGCGAGTCGGAAGGCAGCGGGAAGCGAGCGGTGCATCGGCGTCTCGGAGGCGGGAGCGGCAGGAGAAGCCCGCGCGGGGGCATCGCGGGGTACGTTGCAACGATGCTGGCCAGACGCTGGAAATGCCAGAGTGCGTCGTCGGCGTTGCTCCCAGCGCGCGCGGTCGCTAGCGTCCGGCGCGCAGCAGGAGACGTCCCTTTCGGGTTCACCGGGCGCGGGAATTGCCCGCCGTGTCCGGTACCCCTCCGATCGCCAAGCATGAGTGACGCACCGCTGCCGTCGGTCCTCGTGGTCGACGACAATCACGACAATACCGAGATCATCCAGCGCTATCTCGAGGCGCGCGGCTACCCTGTGTCGGTCGCGCACTCCGGCGACGAGGCGCTGGCGATGCTGGAGCAGGTGCGCCCTTCGCTCGTGCTCCTCGACGTGATGATGCCGGGGCGCGACGGCTGGGAGGTGTGCCGGCTGATGCGATCGCATCCCGTGCTCGGGCGGCGGCTGCGCATCATCATGGTGACGGCGCTCGACGAGTGGGACGATCGCCGTCAGGCACTACAGACGGGCGCGGACGACTACGTCGCCAAGCCGTTCGACCTCCCGAAGCTGGCGAGCACGGTCGAGCGGAACGCGGCGATGCTGGCGCGCTGAGCACGGGCTGGTGAACGAGCCGATCCCCGCGCGCCACGACCCGGCGCCCCCCGCCGGAGGAACCACGGCCCCAACCGACTCCGGGTACGCCCCGGTCCTCATCACCGACTCGTACGATCCCGCCGTCGCCGAGGCAGCCTCGCAGCTCGGCGGCTGGCGCGTCGACGTGCGTCCCGCGCGCGAGCTCGCCGCCGCGGTGGCGCACGCACCCGACGCGCGCGCGGTGATCGTGACGACCGACAACCCGAACGCGCTGCGCGACGTGTTCGAGCAGGCGCGTCGCGCGGGCGTCGCCGTGGTCGTCGGGTGCGTGGACGAGACGATGCGTCGGCGTGCCGCCGAGCTGCGCGCCGACGACTGGTATCGCGTGCCGGCGCCGCCGGACGAGATCGCGGCGCGCGTCCGCACGGCCACCGCGCGTGCCGCGCCGACCGGCGCCGCGCTGTCGGACCGCATCGAGCGCGCGGAGTACGAGCAGATGCTCTACGACGCGCGCACGGGGCTGCCCACGCTCCCCGTCGCAATCGAGCGGTCGCGCGCGCTCATCAAGGAGCGCGGCGAGGTGGTGGTGCTGTACCTGAACTTCGTGCGCTACTCGAAGCTCGAGGAGATCTACGGCTGGGAGAAGCTCGACGCGGTGCTGGAGACGACGGCGGCGGCGGTGCGCGAGCTGCTCGCCGAGTCCACGTTCGCGGCGTCGAAGGCGCTCGTGTCGTTCACGAACGACGCCGACGTGGTGCTGCTGCACGTGCCGGCGCCGGACCGGAAGTCGACGAGCGACGCCGAGATCACCGAGCTGTCGTCGCGGCTGGGCGCGCACATCGCGCGCAAGCTCGAGGCGGCGCACGGCGAGGAGGTCGCCGCGTTGTGCGACATCTACGTCGGCGTGGCGCACGTATACTACAACCCGAAGGTGCGGCTGGAGCGGCTCATCTACCGCGGCATCCGCGAGGCGGCGATCGCCGCGAAGAGCGTGGAGGAGCGCGAGCGTGCGCACAAGGTGGCGGATCTGCGCTCGAGCCTGCGCGAGCGGCTCGTGTACGTGGACTACCACCCGATCGTGGAGGCGACGACGCGCCGCGTGTTCGGCTACGAGGCGCTCGCGCGCGGCGTCATGCGCTCGCTACGCAGCCCCGAGGTGATGTTCGAGGTGGCGGCCGAAGCCGACCTGCTGTGGGAGCTGAGCCGCCTGTGCCGCGCGCGCGCGCGATCGAGGAGATGCCGGTGCGCCTCAAGCATGGCGAGCTGCTGTTCCTCAACGTCGACCCGCACGACTTCGCGGACCCGGAGTTCTCGGAGACGGCGTTAGGCGTGTCGGATCCGCGGCGCGTCGTCATCGAGATCACCGAGCGCACGGCGATCAAGGACTACCCGAAGTTCCGCGAGCGGCTGAAGGCGTTCCGGGAGATCGGATTCCGGTTCGCGGTGGACGACGCGGGGAGCGGCTACGCGGGGCTCGGCTCCATCGCGAACCTCGAGCCGGACTTCATCAAGCTCGACATGTCGCTCATCAACTGCATCGACACGAACTTCATCAAGCAGAACCTGGTGGAGACGATGGTGCGGTTCGCGAACGACCAGGGCGCGATGGTGATCGCCGAGGGCGTGGAGCGCGCCGAGGAGTTCGAGACGGTGCAGTCGCTCGGCGTGCATCTGGTGCAGGGGTTCTTCCTGCACCGTCCCGAGCGGCCCGACGGTCAGCCCTCGGCGACGGCGCCGGCGGAGTCCGTGGCGCCGCCGGCCGCGTGAGCGCGGCCTAACAGCCCCTCGATCAGCGCCCACGTGCGCGTGTCGGCGCCGAGTCCCGCGCGCACGACGTCGCGCGCGGCGGTGCCGGCGTGCGCGCGCAGCGCCTCGCTCGTCATCCAGCGGCGGATCTGCTCGGCCAGCGCGCGCGAGGTGGCCGCGGTGGCGGCGCCGCCCGCGGCCAGCAGCAGCCCGGCATCGCGGCTCTCGGTATGGCGCGGCCCGAAGCAGACGGGAAGCCCACACGCCGCCGGCTCGAGCACCGAGTGCAGCCCCGCCTCGTGGAAGCCGCCGCCGACGAACGCCGCGCTCCCCGCCGCGTAGAGCTCCGCCAGCACGCCGACGCGGTCCACGAGCACGACGTCGGCATCGCGCGCCGCGCCGCTCTCGACGTCGCCGAGGCGCGCGAGCGGGGCGCGGTGCGCGGCGGCCCACTTCTCGACGGCCGAGAGGTGCGCGTCGGTGGGCTCGTGCGGCGCGATGACGAGACGCGCCTTCGGGTTCTGGCGTCGCACCGCGACCCACGCCTCGAGCAGCACCGTCTCGTCGGCCGGCCACGTGCTGCCGGCGACGAGCGTGAAGCGGTCGCCGAGCAGCGGCGCGAGGAACGGGGCCGAGCGGTCCACGGCTTCGGCGCGCCGCCACGCCTGGTCGAAGCGCGTGTCCCCGGTGACGGCCACGCGGTCGGCGCGGACGCCCAACGCCGTTAGGCGCGCGGCATCCTCGTCGCTGATCGCCCCGACCGCGTCGAGCACCTCGTAGGCGCTGTGCAGCGCGAGCCGCGCCAGCGGCCCGCGGCGCGACGAGCCCTCGCTCAGCGTCGCGCTCACCAGGCCCACCTTCACGCGCCGCCGCGCGGCCGTCGCGGAGAGCAGCGGCCACACGTCGAGCTTCGCGAACACGAGCGCCGACGGGCGCAGCGCGTCGAGCGCGGCCACCGCGTCGCCGCCCGTGTCGAACGGCAGGTAGTCGGCGAAGTCGACGTCGAGCGTCTTCGCGAAGCGCTCGGCGCTGGGCGAGTAGAACGTGTACGCGAGCTGCAGATCGGGTCGGAGACGGCGCGCCAGCTCGAGCACGGGACGCGCCTGCAGTCCCTCGCCCACGCTCGGCGCGTGCATCCAGAGCAGCGGCCGGCTCGTGTCGCGACCGTTCGCGCCCCACGCCGCGAACCGCTTGCGGATGCCGCGCCGCGCCCGCAGCGCGCGGCGCACCTTGCTCTCCCCCGCGGGGACGAGCGCGGCGGAGACGCGCGCGAGCTGCCCCGCGGCCGCGTAGACCGGCCGGATGAACGGGTTCACCGCGCCGTCTTGAGCGCGGAGTCGAGCGCCTGACGGAAGATCGGCAGCGGCTGCGCGCCTTCCACCTTCACGTTGCTCGGCACGAGGATGAACGTCGGCGTGCTCGCGACGCCGCTCTTCTGCATCCGGTACTGATCCGCCTCGACGAGCGCGCGCATGACGTGCGAGCGCGTGCACCTCTGGAAGCGCGGAACGTCGATGCCGACCGCGCCGGCGAGCGAGTCGAACTTCGCGCTCTGATCGCCCGCCTTCGCCCAGCTGTCCTGCGACTGGAACAGCGCCGTGTGGTACTCCCAGAACTTGCCCTGCGCCGACGCGCACATCGCCGCCTCGGCGGTCGGCTGCGCCTGCACGTGGATGTCGAGCGGGTAGTTCATGTAGGCCATGCGGATCTTGCCGGCGTCGACGTAGTCCTTGCGCAGGGCCTCGTACGTCTGGTCGTGCCACATCTTGCAGTACGGGCACTGGAAGTCGCTGGCGATGATCATCCACACCTTCGCGCCCGGCGCGCCGACGATGCGGCCGCTGTCGGCGGCGGCGCGCAGGGCGACCGAATCCGCCGGCATGGATCCCGCTTTCGCCGTCTCGCCGCTCGCCGTCGCGCTCGCGTTCGTCGGCCGCGCTTCGGCGGCGGGCGTCGCGGACTTGCCGTCCGCGGACGACCGGCACCCCGGCGCGACGACGAGAAGCAGTGCGGCGAGCGCGCGTGGAGCGCTGACGATGGGGGAGGAGATGCGCATGATCACGAGAGAGGAAGGAAAGCGGGTCCGCGACACACGGCCGGCTCCGGCGCCGTATTAAGATACACGCCTCATGCACGCGATAGCCTCCATCCTCGTCGCGCTGCTCGCGCTGCTGCAGCTGCAGATCCCGGCGCCGACGGGCTTCGTGAACGACTTCGCCCACGTGCTGTCGCCGGAGGCGCAGGCGCGCATGGAGGCGATCGCGCGTCAGGTGCAGGAGCGCTCGCGCGGCGACATCGCCGTCGTCACGCTCCCGAACCTCGGCGGCCGGCCGGTCGAGGAGGTCTCGCTCCGCATCCTCCGCGAGTGGGGGGTGGGTGCCAAGGCGGCGATCGGCGAGCAGGCGCGCAACGCCGGCACGGTCATCCTGCTCGTCCCGAAGGAGACGAGCGACGATGGCGCGGGCCACTGCCGCATCGAGGTGGGGCAGGGGGCGGAAGGGTTCCTCACCGACGCGGACGCGGGGACGATCTGCCGCGACGCGACGCCGCTGTTCCAGCAGCGCGACTACAGCGGCGCGCTCACGCAGATCACCGTGCGGGTGGCGGAGGAGTACGCGCGCGCGTTCAACTTCGCGCTCGACAGCGCCGACACCGCGCTGCCGCCGCTGCCGACCGACGTCGGCGACCGCGCCCCGCGCGGGCGCGGCGGCATCAATCCGATCGTCGCGCTCGTCGTGTTCTTCGTCCTCCTCAGCGTCTTGGGTGGGTTGGGGGGACGGCGCCGGAGCGGCTGCGGGGGATGCATCCCGATCTTCATCCCGATGGGCGGCGGCGGCTGGGGCGGCGGGGGCTGGAGCGGCGGTGGCTGGGGCGGCGGGGGCGGCTGGGGCGGTGGTGGGGGCGGCGGCTTCGGCGGCTTCGGCGGCGGCGGTGGTGGCAGCGGCGGTGGCGGCGGATCGAGCTGGTAACGGACTGGAGCCGACTCATGGCGAAGATGACCCTCGACGATCTGGTCGCGCAGTTGAAGGCCGCCTACGGGCCGGCCCTGCGCGCGGTCGTGCTGTACGGCTCCGCGGCGGCGGGCGAGCACCGGCCGGGACGATCCGACTACAACGTGCTGGTGGTCGTCGAGTCGCTCGGCATGCCGCAGCTGCGCGCGGTCGCGGCGACGGCGCGCGCGTGGGGTGAGGCGGGCCATCCGCCGCCGCTGACACTCACCGTGTCGGAGTGGCTCTCGTCGTCCGACGTCTTTCCGATGGAGTACGCCGACATCCTGGAGCGCCATCGCGTGCTGCACGGCGACCTGCCGCTCGCCGGCATCACGGTGCAGCCGGCGGACCTGCGCACGCAGGTGGAGCAGCAGGCGCTCGGCAAGCTGCTGCAGCTGCGCGGGGGGATTCTCGCCACGGGCGGCGTGCAGAAGAACCAGCTCGCCCTGCTCGAGCAGAGCCTCAGCACGCTGATGGTGGTGTTCCGCGCGGTGACGCGGCTGCACGGCGGCCGGCCGCCGGCGGACTACGAGGCGCTCGCCACGCAGGTGGGCGCGGAGGCCGGCTTCGACCCTGCACCGTTCGTGCGGGTAGTACGACACGTGCGCGGCACCGAGAAGCTGCCGCCCGACGCGGCGGAGGGGATCCTCGCCGCCTATCTCGACGCACTCGGTGCGCTCGTCGCGCACATCGACCGCTACACGGCGGGGCGCTGAAGCATGGGCGCTGACGCATCACCCGAGCACACACTCCGAGGACCACACATGCCTGGACGTCGCACGCTTCGACGCGCGCAGATCGCGCTGGCCGCC
This DNA window, taken from Gemmatirosa kalamazoonensis, encodes the following:
- a CDS encoding response regulator transcription factor, whose product is MSDAPLPSVLVVDDNHDNTEIIQRYLEARGYPVSVAHSGDEALAMLEQVRPSLVLLDVMMPGRDGWEVCRLMRSHPVLGRRLRIIMVTALDEWDDRRQALQTGADDYVAKPFDLPKLASTVERNAAMLAR
- a CDS encoding EAL domain-containing protein; amino-acid sequence: MNEPIPARHDPAPPAGGTTAPTDSGYAPVLITDSYDPAVAEAASQLGGWRVDVRPARELAAAVAHAPDARAVIVTTDNPNALRDVFEQARRAGVAVVVGCVDETMRRRAAELRADDWYRVPAPPDEIAARVRTATARAAPTGAALSDRIERAEYEQMLYDARTGLPTLPVAIERSRALIKERGEVVVLYLNFVRYSKLEEIYGWEKLDAVLETTAAAVRELLAESTFAASKALVSFTNDADVVLLHVPAPDRKSTSDAEITELSSRLGAHIARKLEAAHGEEVAALCDIYVGVAHVYYNPKVRLERLIYRGIREAAIAAKSVEERERAHKVADLRSSLRERLVYVDYHPIVEATTRRVFGYEALARGVMRSLRSPEVMFEVAAEADLLWELSRLCRARARSRRCRCASSMASCCSSTSTRTTSRTRSSRRRR
- a CDS encoding EAL domain-containing protein, which codes for MRLKHGELLFLNVDPHDFADPEFSETALGVSDPRRVVIEITERTAIKDYPKFRERLKAFREIGFRFAVDDAGSGYAGLGSIANLEPDFIKLDMSLINCIDTNFIKQNLVETMVRFANDQGAMVIAEGVERAEEFETVQSLGVHLVQGFFLHRPERPDGQPSATAPAESVAPPAA
- a CDS encoding 3-deoxy-D-manno-octulosonic acid transferase gives rise to the protein MNPFIRPVYAAAGQLARVSAALVPAGESKVRRALRARRGIRKRFAAWGANGRDTSRPLLWMHAPSVGEGLQARPVLELARRLRPDLQLAYTFYSPSAERFAKTLDVDFADYLPFDTGGDAVAALDALRPSALVFAKLDVWPLLSATAARRRVKVGLVSATLSEGSSRRGPLARLALHSAYEVLDAVGAISDEDAARLTALGVRADRVAVTGDTRFDQAWRRAEAVDRSAPFLAPLLGDRFTLVAGSTWPADETVLLEAWVAVRRQNPKARLVIAPHEPTDAHLSAVEKWAAAHRAPLARLGDVESGAARDADVVLVDRVGVLAELYAAGSAAFVGGGFHEAGLHSVLEPAACGLPVCFGPRHTESRDAGLLLAAGGAATAATSRALAEQIRRWMTSEALRAHAGTAARDVVRAGLGADTRTWALIEGLLGRAHAAGGATDSAGAVAEG
- a CDS encoding DsbA family protein, yielding MRISSPIVSAPRALAALLLVVAPGCRSSADGKSATPAAEARPTNASATASGETAKAGSMPADSVALRAAADSGRIVGAPGAKVWMIIASDFQCPYCKMWHDQTYEALRKDYVDAGKIRMAYMNYPLDIHVQAQPTAEAAMCASAQGKFWEYHTALFQSQDSWAKAGDQSAKFDSLAGAVGIDVPRFQRCTRSHVMRALVEADQYRMQKSGVASTPTFILVPSNVKVEGAQPLPIFRQALDSALKTAR
- a CDS encoding TPM domain-containing protein, translated to MHAIASILVALLALLQLQIPAPTGFVNDFAHVLSPEAQARMEAIARQVQERSRGDIAVVTLPNLGGRPVEEVSLRILREWGVGAKAAIGEQARNAGTVILLVPKETSDDGAGHCRIEVGQGAEGFLTDADAGTICRDATPLFQQRDYSGALTQITVRVAEEYARAFNFALDSADTALPPLPTDVGDRAPRGRGGINPIVALVVFFVLLSVLGGLGGRRRSGCGGCIPIFIPMGGGGWGGGGWSGGGWGGGGGWGGGGGGGFGGFGGGGGGSGGGGGSSW
- a CDS encoding nucleotidyltransferase domain-containing protein, giving the protein MAKMTLDDLVAQLKAAYGPALRAVVLYGSAAAGEHRPGRSDYNVLVVVESLGMPQLRAVAATARAWGEAGHPPPLTLTVSEWLSSSDVFPMEYADILERHRVLHGDLPLAGITVQPADLRTQVEQQALGKLLQLRGGILATGGVQKNQLALLEQSLSTLMVVFRAVTRLHGGRPPADYEALATQVGAEAGFDPAPFVRVVRHVRGTEKLPPDAAEGILAAYLDALGALVAHIDRYTAGR